One window of the Runella slithyformis DSM 19594 genome contains the following:
- a CDS encoding methylglyoxal synthase has translation MPNRTLTARKRIALVAHDHKKADLIQWASVNKERLISHELYATGTTGRLLQVALDTPVTCLLSGPLGGDQQIGSMIAEGKIDVLIFFWDPMSAQPHDPDIKALLRLVAVWDIPMACDRATADFIMTSPLMNQPYESILPDYDAYLKRKV, from the coding sequence ATGCCAAATCGCACCCTTACCGCCCGCAAACGCATTGCCCTGGTAGCGCATGACCACAAAAAGGCCGACCTGATCCAATGGGCGTCCGTCAATAAAGAGCGACTGATCTCTCATGAACTGTACGCTACCGGTACCACCGGCAGATTATTACAGGTGGCCCTGGACACGCCCGTCACCTGCCTGTTGAGCGGCCCGCTGGGCGGGGATCAGCAAATCGGCTCGATGATCGCCGAAGGAAAGATCGACGTGTTGATTTTCTTCTGGGACCCCATGTCGGCCCAACCGCACGATCCCGATATCAAAGCGCTGCTGCGTTTGGTGGCTGTGTGGGATATTCCCATGGCCTGCGACCGCGCCACGGCCGATTTTATCATGACATCCCCCCTCATGAATCAGCCCTACGAGAGCATTTTGCCTGATTATGATGCATATCTGAAACGGAAGGTTTGA
- a CDS encoding bifunctional heptose 7-phosphate kinase/heptose 1-phosphate adenyltransferase translates to MTIDEIFDSFNQLRVLIVGDVMLDAYVWGKVERISPEAPVPVVVAHRREYRLGGAGNVILNVHALGAEPIICSVIGPDTEGKNLLGELEKRGLRTDGILQSPDRITTIKERIIAGSQQVVRVDTETDKVITPEEQDQLIAKAKALLPDCHVVLFQDYDKGVLCPNVIKEITDFANIHGIPTVVDPKKRNFLAYQNVTLFKPNLKELKEGLKVEFDVKKEEELRAVVKKLRYELNAKGAFVTLSERGVYIDFLDRQYRIPAHEREIADVSGAGDTVISIAACAVALGLEPNIVAELSNLGGGLVCEHVGVVPIDKETLKAEAGKSLKT, encoded by the coding sequence ATGACTATTGACGAAATATTTGATTCTTTTAATCAGCTGCGCGTACTCATTGTCGGCGATGTAATGCTGGATGCCTATGTATGGGGAAAAGTGGAACGGATATCACCCGAGGCCCCTGTACCGGTCGTGGTGGCACACCGCCGCGAATACCGCCTGGGCGGGGCGGGCAATGTGATCCTGAATGTCCATGCCTTAGGGGCCGAGCCCATTATCTGTTCGGTGATCGGGCCGGATACCGAAGGAAAAAATTTACTGGGAGAATTGGAAAAACGCGGCCTGCGGACCGATGGCATTCTCCAAAGTCCCGACCGCATCACTACGATCAAAGAGCGCATCATTGCGGGATCTCAGCAAGTGGTGCGGGTAGATACCGAAACCGACAAAGTCATTACGCCCGAAGAGCAGGACCAATTGATCGCCAAAGCCAAGGCATTGCTTCCTGACTGTCACGTGGTGCTTTTTCAGGATTATGACAAAGGGGTTTTATGCCCTAATGTGATCAAAGAAATCACGGATTTTGCTAATATACACGGCATTCCGACGGTCGTTGACCCGAAGAAGCGCAACTTTTTGGCCTACCAAAATGTGACGCTTTTCAAGCCCAATCTGAAAGAACTGAAAGAAGGGTTGAAAGTGGAGTTTGATGTAAAAAAAGAGGAGGAACTCCGGGCCGTGGTAAAAAAACTACGCTACGAACTCAACGCTAAAGGCGCTTTTGTGACCTTATCGGAACGGGGCGTGTACATTGATTTTTTAGACCGACAATACCGCATTCCTGCCCACGAACGGGAGATCGCCGACGTATCCGGCGCGGGCGACACGGTCATCAGCATCGCAGCCTGTGCCGTGGCGCTGGGCCTTGAACCCAACATCGTTGCCGAACTTTCCAACTTGGGCGGTGGCTTGGTCTGTGAACACGTAGGTGTAGTACCCATTGATAAAGAAACGCTGAAAGCCGAGGCAGGAAAGAGTTTGAAAACCTAG
- a CDS encoding redoxin domain-containing protein: MIRIPIVFLFIFGLLSKEPRTKGVLFIFYDTKCPICQKSSKRLQEMYVKFGQSVAFKAVFPIKSIKKSAIRQFNKEYNFSIPCVIEKAHTLVERYNTKTTQKVALLDNNRQRMLPGNDRQPIFQTGKLPPSNH; the protein is encoded by the coding sequence ATGATTCGTATACCAATCGTGTTCCTTTTTATCTTTGGGTTGCTGAGCAAAGAACCTCGTACCAAAGGTGTACTTTTTATTTTTTACGATACCAAATGCCCGATCTGTCAAAAATCAAGTAAACGTTTGCAGGAAATGTACGTTAAATTTGGCCAAAGCGTTGCGTTTAAAGCCGTTTTCCCGATTAAATCTATCAAAAAATCAGCGATTAGACAATTTAACAAAGAATATAATTTCAGCATTCCTTGCGTCATCGAAAAAGCCCATACCCTTGTTGAAAGGTATAATACAAAAACAACTCAGAAAGTGGCATTGCTTGATAATAACAGGCAAAGAATGCTACCGGGGAACGATCGACAACCAATTTTTCAAACTGGGAAACTACCGCCCTCAAACCACTGA
- the nadE gene encoding NAD(+) synthase: MPLLKVAAGTINTTPLAWEENKQHIISSIEEAKHQQVNLLCLPELCITGYGCEDAFFSPNTLAQAIESLHEIVPHTAGISVSVGLPMQFNSKIYNTACLIVNKRILGFVAKQYLPNNGLFYEDRWFHRWPANARDEVKVKDFSYPFGDLVFDVSGIRIGFEICEDAWVAQRPGRSHFDRGVDIILNPSASPFAFHKFQTRERLVIDGSRSYSCSYVYTNLLGNEAGRLIFDGDAMIASNGTLLASSPRFGYHDYHLTLAIIDTDLTRLAHSQIKSALPTGNWKVVDTFEWHEASPAYQVAELEPFEREGYLKEEEFARAVALALFDYLRKSRSQGFTVSLSGGADSCACVALCGLMIRLADESIGLDAFKQKLGYIQKIQQETTEEGIAKHLIHSIYQGTENSSTDTLESAQSLAESIGSTFYNININGLVESYKGLIEQQIGRNLTWEQDDLPLQNIQARVRAPGVWLLTNLYGHLLLATSNRSEAAVGYCTMDGDTAGSISPIAGIDKHWLRHWLVWLETVGCHVKGKNIKIEGLKKVNNLQPTAELRPQDKMQTDEKDLMPYEVLDAIEKVAIRDKKSPIDCFRFMEVRFADTYSRDLLFTSVQRFFRLWSRNQWKRERYAPGFHLDDLNLDPRSWCRFPILSGGFEKELEELNAYYEGKNQKNRKGKIGF; the protein is encoded by the coding sequence ATGCCACTTCTTAAAGTAGCCGCTGGCACGATCAATACCACCCCTCTGGCGTGGGAAGAGAACAAACAACACATCATTTCCTCCATTGAAGAGGCTAAACATCAGCAGGTCAACCTTTTATGCCTACCGGAGCTGTGTATTACAGGCTATGGATGCGAAGATGCTTTTTTTAGCCCCAATACACTGGCACAGGCTATCGAAAGCCTGCATGAGATCGTACCCCATACGGCAGGAATCTCGGTATCGGTTGGATTGCCGATGCAGTTCAACAGCAAAATTTACAATACGGCGTGTTTGATTGTAAACAAACGTATTTTAGGCTTTGTAGCCAAACAGTATTTACCCAACAATGGTCTTTTTTACGAAGATCGCTGGTTTCATCGCTGGCCGGCCAATGCGCGCGATGAGGTCAAGGTAAAAGACTTCAGCTATCCTTTCGGCGATTTGGTCTTTGATGTATCGGGCATTCGAATCGGTTTCGAGATCTGCGAAGACGCCTGGGTAGCGCAACGGCCCGGACGCAGCCATTTCGATCGAGGCGTGGATATTATTTTGAACCCAAGCGCCAGTCCATTTGCCTTCCATAAATTCCAGACCCGAGAGCGCTTGGTCATCGATGGCTCTCGCTCCTACTCCTGCAGTTATGTGTATACCAACCTGTTAGGCAACGAAGCGGGACGCCTCATCTTTGACGGCGATGCCATGATCGCTTCCAACGGTACGCTGCTGGCCTCCAGTCCGCGTTTCGGTTACCATGATTATCACCTTACATTGGCCATCATTGATACCGACCTAACCCGACTGGCGCATTCCCAGATCAAATCTGCCTTACCGACGGGCAATTGGAAAGTCGTTGATACCTTTGAATGGCACGAAGCGAGTCCGGCGTATCAAGTGGCTGAACTGGAGCCTTTTGAGCGGGAAGGCTATTTAAAAGAAGAAGAATTTGCGCGGGCGGTGGCATTGGCGCTGTTTGATTACCTGCGCAAATCGCGCTCGCAGGGCTTCACCGTATCCCTTTCCGGAGGGGCCGATTCCTGCGCCTGTGTGGCACTGTGCGGTTTGATGATTCGATTGGCCGATGAAAGCATTGGTTTGGACGCATTCAAACAAAAACTCGGCTACATCCAAAAAATTCAACAGGAAACCACCGAAGAAGGTATCGCTAAACACCTGATCCACAGCATTTATCAGGGAACCGAAAACAGCTCGACCGACACGCTGGAATCAGCCCAAAGCCTGGCTGAATCCATCGGTTCTACGTTTTATAACATCAATATCAATGGACTCGTTGAATCCTATAAAGGGTTAATAGAACAGCAGATAGGCCGCAACCTGACGTGGGAGCAGGACGACCTGCCCCTCCAAAACATTCAGGCGAGGGTACGTGCCCCGGGGGTTTGGCTGTTGACCAATTTGTACGGACACCTGCTGTTGGCTACGTCCAATCGTTCTGAAGCAGCAGTCGGCTATTGTACCATGGATGGCGACACCGCCGGCAGTATCAGCCCGATTGCGGGCATTGACAAGCATTGGCTTCGTCACTGGCTCGTTTGGCTCGAAACCGTCGGTTGTCATGTCAAAGGAAAAAATATCAAAATAGAAGGGCTCAAAAAAGTAAACAACCTGCAACCGACGGCCGAACTCCGGCCGCAGGATAAAATGCAGACGGACGAAAAAGACCTGATGCCGTATGAGGTGTTGGATGCCATCGAAAAGGTGGCCATTCGGGACAAAAAATCGCCGATTGACTGTTTCCGCTTTATGGAAGTACGTTTTGCCGACACCTATTCCCGTGACTTACTGTTTACCTCGGTGCAGCGCTTTTTCAGGCTTTGGAGCCGCAATCAGTGGAAGCGCGAACGCTATGCTCCCGGTTTTCATTTAGACGATCTCAACCTTGATCCGCGTTCGTGGTGCCGTTTTCCCATTTTATCCGGAGGCTTTGAAAAAGAACTGGAAGAACTCAACGCTTACTACGAAGGAAAAAACCAAAAGAACCGAAAAGGAAAGATCGGATTTTGA
- a CDS encoding SusC/RagA family TonB-linked outer membrane protein: MNHLLRKSFTIVFCIFLLGVGAFAQNRTVTGKVTSTTDGQAMPGVNVTLKGASSGSTTDTEGNYRINIPAGKVTLVFSFVGMLSQEVIVNNRTTINVELVESPTQLNEVVVTGYNSAQKKDILGSITSVSAAKFKDIPIAGFDQALQGQAAGVQVTQSSGTPGGGVAVRIRGNTSISASNRPLFVVDGIPVMDDAVSGRSFGGQNDNTLTFVNPNDIESIQVLKDASAKAIYGSRAANGVVLITTKRGKANSRTNITLDAQRGVVDIIKKVDMLSATELLQLQREAVTNAGQDPDQRGLIPGVTDGVNTDWLGAILRRGIYQQYQASATGGNDKTRFYLSGGLRDEQGVQLNNRFTRYSGALNVDHKASQKLTISTNLSLGFTTNDRVKGDNFLDGVYSGAIKSLPYFAPYNEQGKLYTPGNPNYAGFPNFNPVAQAVLPRFRTYGTKILAGVSGQYEIIKNLKLNSKLSLDYNNSEEDQYESSATAIGGFLPAIGGQGYGVYITNTLFTLLNSNTLTYLFDLGGKHHFNTMIGTEILQTKNRGSFASGRIFPSDDFTYINSSGVQDAAGSSFAQNGLISGFGEVRYDYMEKYLLTFTSRYDGSSRFGPNRRFGYFPSLSLGWRISEEPWMKSLDFIQDLKLRGSYGYTGNERIGNFTYLGTWAASTYSGATGVSPNNLNNPLLQWERTREANVGLDISLWSGRLSVIMEAYDNLTDNLLFNQPLPLTTGFGGFQGNIGSISNRGLELTLSTVNIDRSATQGLRWNTDFNISHNENKVLELVDNQPLFRGYTANGVSATNVILPGQPLGTFWGLKFQGVDVATGNALYEDYNKDGRISPDDAQVIGNAQPLLVGGLTNRVTWGNFDLSVFFQFMYGNKILNFSNVTLLDNGANLENNQVRAALRRWQKPGDVTDVPRYELGNTFNNYHSSRFLEDGSYLRLKNVAVGYNFPSRWLNKVKIRTARLYASAVNLWTLTAYSGADPEVSTLDGSTSAQGIDFFTLPQTRNITLGLTIGF; the protein is encoded by the coding sequence ATGAACCATTTGCTGCGCAAGTCATTTACCATTGTTTTCTGCATTTTTCTGTTGGGTGTGGGGGCGTTTGCCCAAAACCGTACAGTAACCGGAAAAGTCACTTCCACAACCGACGGCCAGGCTATGCCGGGAGTGAATGTGACCCTTAAAGGAGCCTCGTCGGGTTCTACAACCGATACGGAAGGCAACTACCGAATCAATATTCCTGCCGGGAAGGTTACGCTGGTGTTTTCATTTGTCGGAATGTTGAGCCAAGAGGTTATTGTCAATAACCGTACAACGATTAATGTTGAATTGGTTGAGAGTCCTACGCAGCTTAATGAGGTAGTCGTGACGGGCTATAACTCTGCGCAAAAGAAAGATATTTTGGGCTCCATCACGTCGGTTTCCGCCGCTAAATTCAAGGATATTCCGATTGCCGGATTCGATCAGGCATTGCAGGGGCAGGCCGCCGGGGTGCAGGTCACCCAATCATCGGGTACGCCCGGCGGAGGGGTGGCGGTCAGAATCCGTGGTAATACGTCTATTTCGGCCTCCAACCGCCCGTTATTCGTGGTAGATGGGATTCCGGTCATGGATGATGCTGTTTCCGGAAGAAGTTTCGGAGGGCAAAATGACAACACGCTTACCTTTGTGAACCCTAATGATATTGAGTCGATTCAGGTTTTAAAGGATGCTTCGGCCAAAGCGATCTACGGCTCACGCGCGGCCAACGGAGTGGTATTGATCACTACCAAACGCGGGAAAGCCAATTCACGGACCAATATCACACTGGATGCGCAGCGCGGGGTCGTGGATATTATTAAAAAAGTGGATATGCTGAGTGCAACGGAGTTGCTCCAACTCCAGCGGGAAGCCGTAACGAATGCAGGACAGGACCCCGACCAACGCGGACTGATTCCGGGCGTTACCGACGGTGTGAATACCGATTGGCTGGGGGCTATTCTGCGGAGGGGGATCTATCAGCAATATCAGGCATCGGCCACGGGAGGAAATGACAAAACGCGTTTTTACCTCAGCGGCGGTCTTCGAGATGAGCAAGGGGTTCAGCTCAACAATCGTTTTACCCGCTACTCCGGCGCACTCAATGTAGATCATAAAGCCAGCCAAAAACTGACCATCAGTACCAACCTTTCGCTGGGCTTTACGACCAATGACCGGGTAAAAGGAGACAACTTTCTGGATGGGGTGTATTCCGGAGCCATCAAGAGTCTGCCTTATTTTGCACCTTACAACGAACAGGGAAAACTCTATACCCCCGGCAACCCGAATTATGCCGGTTTTCCTAACTTTAACCCGGTAGCTCAGGCCGTATTGCCCCGTTTTCGGACCTACGGTACCAAAATCCTGGCGGGTGTCAGCGGCCAATATGAGATCATTAAGAACTTAAAGCTCAACAGTAAGCTGAGTTTGGATTATAATAACTCGGAAGAGGACCAATATGAATCCTCGGCTACGGCAATCGGGGGCTTTTTGCCGGCCATCGGCGGACAGGGATACGGGGTGTATATCACCAATACGCTTTTTACCCTTCTGAATTCAAATACACTTACCTATCTTTTTGATTTGGGAGGAAAACACCATTTCAACACCATGATCGGGACGGAGATCCTCCAGACCAAAAACAGGGGTTCTTTCGCCTCGGGCCGTATTTTTCCCAGCGACGACTTTACCTATATCAACTCCTCGGGGGTACAGGATGCGGCGGGTTCAAGCTTTGCCCAAAACGGCCTTATCTCGGGTTTTGGTGAGGTGCGTTACGATTACATGGAAAAATACCTGCTCACGTTTACGTCCCGCTACGATGGCTCATCGCGTTTTGGGCCCAACCGCCGTTTCGGTTATTTTCCCTCCCTTTCGCTCGGATGGCGGATTTCGGAAGAGCCTTGGATGAAATCGCTGGATTTCATCCAGGACTTAAAATTGAGAGGAAGTTATGGATATACGGGAAATGAGCGCATCGGAAACTTTACCTATCTCGGTACGTGGGCGGCCTCTACATACAGCGGTGCCACAGGGGTGAGCCCCAATAACCTGAACAACCCGCTTCTGCAATGGGAACGTACCCGTGAGGCCAACGTCGGGTTGGATATTTCACTGTGGAGCGGTCGTCTCAGTGTCATTATGGAAGCCTACGACAACTTGACCGATAATCTGTTGTTTAATCAGCCGCTGCCGCTGACCACCGGTTTCGGCGGTTTTCAGGGAAACATCGGCTCTATCTCCAACCGTGGGCTTGAGCTGACACTTTCAACCGTCAATATTGATCGCAGTGCCACTCAGGGTTTGCGTTGGAATACTGATTTTAATATATCGCACAACGAAAATAAAGTATTGGAATTGGTCGATAATCAACCGTTGTTTCGGGGATATACCGCCAACGGAGTCAGTGCAACCAACGTGATCCTGCCCGGTCAACCGCTGGGAACATTCTGGGGACTTAAATTTCAGGGCGTAGATGTGGCCACGGGCAATGCCCTCTACGAGGACTATAACAAAGACGGGCGAATCAGCCCGGATGACGCGCAGGTGATCGGCAACGCCCAGCCGTTGTTGGTAGGGGGGCTTACCAACCGCGTGACATGGGGGAATTTTGACCTGAGCGTGTTCTTCCAATTCATGTACGGAAATAAGATCCTGAACTTTTCCAATGTGACGCTGCTTGACAACGGGGCCAACCTCGAAAACAATCAGGTAAGAGCCGCCTTGAGAAGGTGGCAAAAACCGGGTGATGTCACGGATGTGCCGCGCTATGAACTGGGAAATACCTTCAATAATTACCACAGCAGTCGTTTTCTGGAAGATGGTTCGTATTTGCGTCTTAAGAACGTAGCCGTCGGGTATAATTTTCCATCCCGGTGGCTGAATAAAGTCAAAATCAGAACGGCCCGTTTGTACGCTTCGGCCGTCAATCTTTGGACATTAACGGCCTATTCCGGTGCCGATCCGGAAGTGAGCACACTTGATGGGTCTACCTCTGCGCAGGGCATCGACTTTTTCACCCTGCCTCAGACCCGTAATATAACCCTGGGGCTTACCATCGGTTTTTAA
- a CDS encoding anthranilate synthase component II: MKILVLDNYDSFTYNLVYILRELHDQVEVHRNDKITLEEVAQYDKILLSPGPGIPSEAGIMQELIRTYAPNKSIMGVCLGHQGIGEVFGASLNNMTDVLHGISDKAIVTDPTEPLFKGLPNSFQVGRYHSWTVVGETVPDTMTITAVDEQGEVMALHHNTYDVRGVQFHPESVLTEHGKQMLQNWLSI; encoded by the coding sequence ATGAAGATTCTTGTTCTCGATAATTACGATTCGTTTACGTACAACCTTGTGTACATTTTACGCGAACTCCACGATCAGGTGGAAGTACACCGTAACGACAAAATCACACTCGAAGAAGTAGCTCAGTATGATAAGATTCTGCTTTCCCCCGGCCCCGGCATTCCGTCGGAAGCGGGCATTATGCAGGAGCTGATTCGTACGTATGCCCCCAACAAAAGCATCATGGGCGTTTGCCTGGGCCATCAGGGCATTGGGGAAGTGTTTGGTGCTTCGCTGAACAACATGACCGATGTACTGCACGGCATCAGCGACAAAGCCATCGTTACCGATCCTACAGAACCCTTATTCAAAGGCCTGCCGAATTCCTTTCAGGTGGGTCGTTATCACTCCTGGACCGTCGTCGGCGAAACCGTTCCCGATACCATGACCATTACGGCCGTTGATGAGCAGGGCGAAGTAATGGCGCTGCACCACAACACGTACGACGTGCGCGGCGTACAATTCCACCCCGAATCAGTGCTGACCGAGCACGGCAAACAGATGTTACAAAACTGGCTTTCCATTTAG
- a CDS encoding XisI protein, with translation MEKLKRYGEAVVDLLKEYVHEPSQNTIEEHLLTDFEHGHFQLLRTGWADKDTFRMGILLHFQLKPDGKIWILANWTEDDVAQALVKRGVDKNDIVLGFQPEFIRPYSGYAVA, from the coding sequence ATGGAAAAGCTAAAACGTTACGGCGAAGCAGTGGTTGATTTACTCAAAGAATATGTACATGAACCCTCGCAAAATACCATTGAAGAGCATCTTTTGACGGATTTTGAACACGGCCACTTTCAGTTATTGCGCACAGGATGGGCAGATAAAGATACATTTAGGATGGGTATTCTCCTTCATTTCCAACTAAAACCGGATGGAAAAATATGGATATTAGCTAATTGGACAGAAGATGATGTTGCTCAGGCTTTGGTTAAACGAGGCGTAGATAAAAATGATATTGTCCTGGGATTTCAACCTGAGTTTATACGACCTTATTCAGGCTATGCAGTAGCCTGA
- a CDS encoding RagB/SusD family nutrient uptake outer membrane protein — translation MNKYHISLVMAVGVWLSSCREVLEPRPIDILADQFVLNQASDVATVRLGAYAAFRGTAAPKVIVGDFTADYIQHNGTFTDYQELGNKQITSANGVAGALWGSVYNTVYVCNFLLEKLPTVPGVREAERKRVTAEARFLRGMANFIGATTFGNIPYVTSTNIDANKTIGKTDKATIMTNVLADFQAALTDLPEGSPTDGRPVFAGYATKSAVRAAMARYYLYQKNWAEAEASASAVISTNFYELVNYSDVVSKDFNNESIFEVGYTASDDPGTSAFGLNNLLVGRREVIPSNQFINQIISKESGERQRTVAFDFNAQGGGDNGWSVRKYGTPDEDNNNIVIFRLGEMYLIRAEARAQQGRMTGSTGALNDLNVLRTRAGKNTTVAANKPPLVTSATQAEALLLIERERLYELAFEGHRWYDLVRTGRAQAVMSAFSPNWTPKYELWPIPQTEIQRNPSLAGQQNPGY, via the coding sequence ATGAATAAATATCATATTTCTTTGGTGATGGCGGTGGGTGTATGGCTAAGCAGTTGCCGTGAGGTGCTGGAGCCGAGACCAATCGACATTTTGGCCGATCAATTTGTGCTGAACCAGGCGAGCGATGTTGCCACCGTGCGATTGGGCGCGTATGCGGCCTTTCGCGGAACGGCCGCTCCAAAAGTAATCGTGGGGGACTTTACCGCTGATTATATCCAACACAACGGTACGTTTACGGATTATCAGGAACTGGGAAACAAGCAGATCACTTCCGCCAACGGCGTGGCCGGTGCTTTGTGGGGAAGTGTGTACAATACAGTGTATGTCTGTAATTTCCTGCTTGAAAAACTCCCGACTGTACCCGGTGTACGCGAAGCCGAGCGTAAAAGGGTCACGGCCGAAGCGCGCTTTTTGCGCGGCATGGCGAATTTTATCGGTGCCACTACTTTTGGAAACATCCCGTATGTTACTTCTACCAATATTGATGCTAACAAGACCATTGGCAAAACCGACAAAGCAACCATCATGACAAATGTGCTGGCTGATTTTCAGGCGGCATTGACTGACCTGCCCGAAGGCAGTCCTACGGATGGACGCCCCGTTTTTGCGGGCTATGCTACCAAAAGTGCGGTGCGGGCAGCTATGGCGCGTTATTATCTGTACCAGAAAAACTGGGCTGAAGCGGAAGCATCGGCCTCGGCGGTGATCAGTACGAATTTTTATGAATTGGTCAATTATTCGGATGTCGTTTCGAAAGATTTTAACAATGAATCCATTTTTGAAGTAGGATATACCGCCTCCGATGACCCCGGCACCAGTGCTTTCGGACTTAATAATTTGTTGGTAGGTCGGCGGGAGGTCATACCGTCCAATCAATTTATCAATCAGATCATTTCCAAAGAATCAGGTGAGAGACAACGTACGGTTGCCTTTGACTTTAATGCACAGGGAGGAGGAGATAACGGTTGGAGTGTGCGTAAATACGGTACACCGGATGAGGATAACAACAATATCGTCATTTTCCGTTTAGGCGAGATGTACCTTATTCGCGCCGAAGCCAGAGCGCAGCAGGGCCGAATGACAGGGTCAACCGGGGCTCTAAATGACCTGAATGTGTTACGGACGCGCGCCGGTAAAAATACAACCGTCGCTGCCAATAAGCCTCCGCTCGTGACCTCCGCTACCCAAGCGGAAGCACTGTTACTCATCGAACGTGAGCGCCTGTATGAATTGGCGTTCGAAGGGCACCGTTGGTATGATTTGGTACGCACCGGGCGCGCCCAGGCGGTTATGTCGGCTTTTTCGCCCAATTGGACCCCAAAATATGAACTTTGGCCCATTCCACAAACAGAAATTCAACGCAATCCTTCATTGGCAGGGCAGCAGAATCCGGGTTACTAG